In one Parcubacteria group bacterium genomic region, the following are encoded:
- a CDS encoding RNA polymerase sigma factor, with the protein MKNFTDEKLVQIYLRGDEKALEELVRRYLPLIYNFSRRYNGDTDNVSDIAQEVFVKVWKNLKKFDQSKNFKLWIFTIAKNTALDWLKKKNAVPFSLLQEYNNDENFEETIADLNQLPVIEKIYKESLSRNLTLAVGKLQPKYSQIINLYHRKDLNFREISVILNESINTVKSRYRRGLSLLRKIVPKDLL; encoded by the coding sequence ATGAAAAACTTTACGGATGAAAAATTAGTCCAGATATATTTAAGGGGCGATGAAAAAGCGCTAGAAGAGCTTGTCCGGCGTTATTTGCCGCTGATTTATAATTTTTCGCGCCGGTACAATGGCGATACCGATAATGTTTCTGATATCGCTCAAGAAGTTTTTGTTAAAGTTTGGAAAAATTTAAAGAAGTTTGATCAATCTAAAAATTTTAAATTATGGATATTTACTATCGCCAAAAATACCGCACTAGACTGGCTTAAAAAGAAAAACGCTGTGCCGTTTTCATTACTTCAAGAATACAATAATGATGAAAACTTTGAAGAAACTATTGCCGATTTGAACCAACTGCCGGTAATTGAAAAGATTTATAAAGAATCGCTTTCGCGCAACCTGACGTTGGCTGTAGGCAAACTCCAACCGAAGTACAGCCAAATTATAAATCTTTACCACAGAAAAGATCTCAATTTTCGGGAAATATCTGTCATTTTGAATGAATCTATAAATACAGTCAAAAGCCGCTACAGAAGGGGCCTGTCTCTTCTTAGAAAAATAGTGCCAAAAGACCTCCTATAA
- a CDS encoding efflux RND transporter periplasmic adaptor subunit yields MNFIFRAINMLNYFPRINGFISRVKNMAMRHKVWALFFAMIILGGGYYGYRAIFNSGESVRYVTAAAEKGTLIVSISGSGQVSATQQVDVKAKVSSDVIYVNVKAGQYVAAGTLLAQLYARDAQKAVRDAETNLETAQLNYDQITGSIAGIRGNKEKDSESLAKAYDDGFNAVSNAFADLPNIMTGLNTVLINKDFDQGQWNIDYYADAVRLYDEDISIIRDETYAKYKAAREAYDKNLIDYKTASRFSSVAEIEALINQTYETSRLVSEAVKSASNFVQIYKDKMTEANRQPKALADTHLSNLNSFVSKANSSIQSLYSVKNAILNGKESLVSVEFDVRSAKIQLDKAKDALTDAKEKLAEYYVRAPFSGIVAKVNVKAGDTSVSAIATLITNQKVAEVSLNEIDVAKVKAGQKATLTFDAVPDLTITGQVAEVDAVGAVSQGVVTYTVKISFDTQDDRIKPGMSVSAAIITEAKPNVLLVPNSAVKSQGGVSYVEIISGDDKNLALLASAGGAIIKNSPSRQQIEIGMTGDEFTEILSGLNEGDVIVTRTIQPTAAQTTQTQQNSSLRIPGLGGGGGGGGNMRIR; encoded by the coding sequence ATGAATTTTATTTTTCGCGCTATAAACATGTTGAATTATTTTCCCCGGATCAATGGTTTTATTAGCCGCGTTAAGAATATGGCGATGAGGCATAAAGTTTGGGCGTTGTTTTTCGCCATGATTATTTTGGGCGGCGGCTATTACGGTTATAGAGCAATTTTTAATAGCGGCGAATCGGTCCGTTATGTAACTGCGGCGGCTGAAAAAGGCACACTTATCGTCTCCATTTCCGGAAGCGGCCAGGTTTCCGCCACCCAACAAGTAGATGTCAAAGCCAAAGTCTCAAGCGATGTGATTTACGTTAATGTCAAGGCCGGACAATACGTAGCCGCCGGAACACTTTTAGCCCAGCTTTACGCACGCGACGCGCAAAAAGCCGTAAGAGACGCGGAAACAAATCTTGAAACTGCTCAATTAAATTACGACCAGATTACCGGCTCTATAGCCGGCATAAGGGGCAACAAAGAAAAGGATTCAGAAAGTTTAGCTAAGGCATATGATGACGGATTTAACGCCGTATCCAATGCATTTGCCGATCTTCCAAATATAATGACCGGTCTCAACACCGTTTTGATAAATAAAGATTTTGACCAGGGCCAATGGAACATTGATTATTACGCCGATGCCGTCCGGCTATACGACGAAGATATTTCTATTATTCGCGATGAAACCTACGCGAAGTACAAAGCCGCCCGCGAAGCGTATGATAAAAATTTGATTGATTACAAAACGGCGTCGCGGTTTTCCAGCGTGGCAGAAATTGAAGCCCTTATAAATCAGACATATGAAACCAGCCGTTTAGTTTCCGAAGCAGTCAAAAGCGCTTCCAATTTTGTTCAGATATATAAAGATAAAATGACGGAAGCGAATCGCCAGCCGAAGGCGCTTGCCGATACTCATCTTTCAAATCTTAATAGTTTTGTTAGTAAAGCCAACAGTTCAATTCAAAGTTTATATTCTGTAAAAAACGCTATTTTAAACGGAAAAGAATCTCTCGTTAGCGTTGAGTTTGATGTTCGATCCGCAAAAATCCAGCTGGACAAAGCGAAGGACGCGCTTACAGATGCCAAGGAAAAACTTGCCGAGTATTATGTACGAGCGCCGTTTAGCGGCATAGTAGCCAAAGTGAATGTTAAGGCCGGCGATACATCCGTTTCTGCCATTGCTACTTTGATAACCAATCAGAAAGTCGCGGAAGTATCTCTTAACGAAATTGACGTCGCCAAAGTAAAAGCTGGACAAAAAGCCACACTTACTTTTGACGCAGTTCCCGACCTTACGATTACCGGACAAGTCGCGGAAGTGGACGCGGTTGGGGCTGTATCACAAGGCGTTGTCACTTACACCGTAAAAATCTCTTTTGATACTCAAGACGACCGTATTAAGCCAGGAATGAGCGTATCGGCGGCAATTATCACAGAGGCAAAACCAAATGTACTTCTTGTGCCGAATTCAGCGGTGAAATCTCAAGGCGGAGTGAGTTATGTGGAAATTATCAGTGGTGATGATAAAAATTTGGCACTCTTGGCAAGTGCGGGCGGAGCAATTATTAAAAATTCTCCAAGCCGTCAGCAGATTGAAATTGGAATGACAGGCGATGAATTTACTGAAATTTTAAGCGGCCTCAATGAAGGAGATGTGATCGTAACAAGAACGATTCAGCCAACCGCCGCTCAAACAACACAGACACAGCAAAACTCTTCTCTTAGAATCCCCGGTCTTGGTGGCGGAGGTGGCGGAGGTGGCAACATGCGAATACGTTAA
- a CDS encoding ABC transporter ATP-binding protein, whose amino-acid sequence MIECKNITKTYKSGEIETHALKNASFKINDGEFVAIMGPSGSGKSTLMHIIGCLDTPTSGEYLLDNKDISKLTGDELADIRIQKIGFVFQAFNLLPRATVLRNVMLPLVYAGVSKEERESRAKEALRGSAFPEDFWNHYSNQLSGGMMQRVAIARALVNNPTLVLADEPTGNLDTKTGEMVLETFQQLHKEQGRTIVLITHESYVAEHAERIINIRDGNIVEDNKVKNRRVINNLI is encoded by the coding sequence ATGATTGAATGTAAAAACATTACCAAAACATACAAGAGCGGAGAAATAGAAACTCACGCCCTCAAAAACGCTTCGTTCAAAATAAACGACGGGGAGTTCGTGGCCATCATGGGGCCTTCTGGTTCCGGCAAATCAACGCTCATGCATATCATTGGATGTTTAGATACGCCAACAAGCGGCGAGTATTTGCTTGATAATAAAGATATTTCAAAGCTTACAGGTGACGAGCTTGCCGATATTCGCATTCAAAAGATTGGTTTTGTGTTTCAGGCATTCAATCTTCTGCCAAGAGCGACCGTATTAAGAAATGTGATGCTTCCGCTTGTCTATGCCGGCGTATCCAAAGAAGAAAGAGAAAGTAGGGCAAAGGAAGCTCTGCGCGGATCGGCATTTCCAGAGGATTTTTGGAATCACTATTCAAACCAGCTCTCTGGAGGAATGATGCAAAGGGTCGCCATTGCCAGAGCTCTTGTTAATAATCCGACGCTTGTACTTGCCGATGAGCCAACGGGAAATCTTGATACCAAAACTGGCGAAATGGTGCTTGAAACCTTTCAGCAGCTTCATAAAGAACAGGGCCGGACGATTGTGCTTATCACTCATGAGTCATACGTAGCCGAGCATGCCGAGCGCATCATTAATATTCGCGATGGTAATATTGTGGAAGATAATAAGGTGAAAAATCGTCGAGTAATAAATAACCTTATATGA
- a CDS encoding ABC transporter permease — MKFQDILQETYAALSANKVRSGLTMLGIVIGIGSVIAMVSIGQGASGQIQSSIEGLGSNLLTVMPGFIQPGRGIVSSGRGSAQTLSNDDVGVLRQIANVSYVSPELQRRFQIVASGNNTNSTIIGIEPDYAQVRNITLSDGSFINEAQVRSLSRVAVLGPTVALDLFGEGNDPIGKTIRINKINFKVIGVSQSKGSAGFFNPDDTVFVPLTTMQKILAGADFLSTIAISVDSKDLMPQVQEEATFALAEKHHIDPQSPDFSIISQADIIGTLTQVTDTFTIFLAAVAGISLIVGGIGIMNMMLTTVTERTREIGLRKAIGAKSSHITMQFLAEAVMLTFLGGIIGVALGWAISFAVSSFASIATSVSISSILLAFGVSAAIGIIFGYYPARRAASLNPIEALRYE, encoded by the coding sequence ATGAAATTTCAAGACATTCTTCAAGAAACATATGCCGCTCTTTCGGCAAACAAAGTAAGATCCGGTCTTACGATGCTTGGTATTGTTATTGGCATTGGATCGGTTATTGCCATGGTTTCCATCGGACAGGGCGCGTCTGGACAGATTCAATCAAGCATCGAAGGGCTTGGCTCAAATCTTTTAACCGTAATGCCCGGATTTATCCAGCCTGGCAGAGGCATTGTATCCTCCGGCCGAGGATCGGCGCAGACGCTCAGCAATGACGATGTAGGAGTGCTTCGGCAAATTGCCAATGTCTCGTATGTTTCTCCAGAACTTCAAAGAAGATTTCAAATTGTCGCTTCTGGCAATAACACTAACTCTACCATAATTGGAATAGAACCAGATTACGCGCAAGTCCGTAATATCACATTATCCGATGGTTCGTTTATAAATGAAGCGCAGGTAAGAAGTTTAAGCCGAGTAGCAGTGCTTGGTCCCACTGTAGCGCTTGACCTTTTCGGAGAAGGCAACGACCCTATCGGTAAAACTATTCGTATCAACAAAATAAATTTCAAAGTTATCGGCGTCTCACAATCTAAAGGAAGCGCGGGGTTTTTTAATCCTGACGATACAGTTTTTGTGCCGCTTACCACCATGCAAAAAATACTTGCCGGTGCAGATTTTCTTTCAACTATTGCAATCAGCGTAGATAGCAAAGATTTAATGCCGCAGGTACAGGAAGAAGCTACTTTCGCGCTTGCCGAAAAACACCACATTGATCCGCAAAGTCCGGATTTCTCTATTATTTCGCAGGCGGATATTATTGGAACGCTCACGCAAGTCACGGATACTTTTACTATTTTTCTCGCCGCGGTTGCCGGCATTTCTCTTATTGTCGGCGGTATTGGAATTATGAATATGATGCTTACTACCGTTACGGAAAGAACGCGAGAGATTGGACTTCGCAAGGCAATCGGCGCGAAAAGCAGTCATATCACAATGCAGTTTCTCGCGGAAGCGGTTATGCTTACTTTCTTGGGCGGGATTATAGGTGTCGCGCTTGGCTGGGCTATTTCTTTTGCTGTTTCCAGTTTTGCCAGTATTGCAACCAGTGTTTCAATATCCTCAATTCTTCTTGCTTTTGGAGTATCTGCGGCGATTGGAATTATTTTCGGATATTATCCGGCGCGACGAGCGGCAAGTTTAAATCCTATTGAAGCGTTAAGATATGAATAA
- a CDS encoding ASCH domain-containing protein, whose product MTEMKRLIFGEGLMSPTLTGDKQITLRKYRTGSHDFVKGEVIRGEFKDGLNILLQVTADTEKKPFSELTNEEARADGFEDAEAAFNGLKDYYPDLQKSDLSATIRYKIVEVDGTSAVSINEYAQ is encoded by the coding sequence ATGACCGAAATGAAGCGACTGATTTTCGGCGAAGGACTTATGTCACCAACGCTTACGGGCGATAAGCAGATTACGCTCCGCAAATATCGCACCGGTTCACACGATTTTGTAAAAGGTGAGGTCATTCGAGGCGAGTTCAAGGATGGCCTTAATATCCTTTTGCAGGTCACTGCTGATACCGAAAAGAAACCTTTCAGCGAACTGACCAATGAAGAAGCCCGAGCCGATGGCTTTGAAGACGCGGAAGCCGCATTCAACGGCCTAAAGGACTATTACCCAGACCTTCAGAAGTCCGATCTATCGGCAACGATCCGCTACAAGATCGTAGAAGTTGACGGAACTTCAGCCGTAAGCATCAACGAATACGCCCAGTAA